ACATGATTTTCCTGCTGAAGCGGCAGTGATGCCGAACTTTTTATCAACAACTTCATATTCCACGTTTACAAAGCCGCACCCGGCAAGAAATCCGACCATCTCCTGTTCCCCATAAATTCTAACGTCCCCTCCAAAATTAAAGGGAGATGATAAATACAAGTTTATCAAGAACCTCATTGTATCAGTCCACCACGGGTCGGCGATGATAATCCTCCCGTTTGGCGCCAAAACACGCCTCATCTCTTTTAACGTCTTTAC
The Dehalobacter sp. DNA segment above includes these coding regions:
- a CDS encoding class I SAM-dependent methyltransferase; the encoded protein is DVGCGTGAILSMVTGEYTQVKAYGIDFSEKMIEKASGLLGPKAQLTVGESDSLPWGDDFFDLVVCNSSFHHYPEPVKTLKEMRRVLAPNGRIIIADPWWTDTMRFLINLYLSSPFNFGGDVRIYGEQEMVGFLAGCGFVNVEYEVVDKKFGITAASAGKSC